Proteins encoded together in one Streptomyces sp. NBC_01216 window:
- a CDS encoding DUF3046 domain-containing protein, producing MRLTIFWERMADHFGGSYAESFARDHVMSELGGRTVHEALDAGWEAKDVWRAVCSAVGVPAEKR from the coding sequence ATGCGGTTGACGATTTTCTGGGAGCGGATGGCGGACCACTTCGGTGGGTCCTACGCCGAGTCCTTCGCACGGGACCACGTGATGTCCGAACTGGGCGGCCGGACGGTCCACGAGGCCCTGGACGCCGGATGGGAGGCGAAGGACGTGTGGCGGGCGGTCTGCTCGGCCGTCGGCGTCCCCGCGGAGAAACGCTGA
- a CDS encoding AzlD domain-containing protein yields MNVWIAIGLTAVGCYLVKLLGLLVPAGTLERPLVQRLAGLLPVALLAALTAQQTFSAGGLPALDARAAGLAAAAVALVLRAPFLLVVAAAVLVTAGVRALGG; encoded by the coding sequence ATGAACGTCTGGATCGCGATCGGCCTCACCGCTGTCGGGTGCTACCTGGTCAAGCTCCTCGGACTGTTGGTCCCCGCGGGCACCCTGGAACGGCCCCTGGTCCAGCGACTCGCGGGCCTGTTGCCCGTCGCCCTGCTGGCCGCGCTCACCGCCCAGCAGACCTTCAGCGCCGGCGGCCTGCCGGCCCTGGACGCCCGAGCCGCCGGACTCGCGGCGGCGGCCGTGGCACTGGTCCTGCGCGCGCCCTTCCTGCTCGTGGTGGCCGCGGCGGTGCTGGTGACGGCGGGCGTCCGCGCTCTCGGCGGCTGA